A section of the Paralichthys olivaceus isolate ysfri-2021 chromosome 14, ASM2471397v2, whole genome shotgun sequence genome encodes:
- the fgf8a gene encoding fibroblast growth factor 8, whose protein sequence is MRPIPSRFCYLLLHFFVFCYNAQVTNQSPPNFTQHVSEQSKVTDRISRRLIRIYQLYSRTSGKHVQVLPNKKINAMAEDGDVHAKLIVETDTFGSRVRIKGAETGLYICMNKRGKLIGKKNGHGRDCIFTEIVLENNYTALRNAHYEGWYMAFTRRGRPRKGSRTRQHQREVHFMKRLPKGQQPAHPSYQRPFDFIHYSFSQRTKRTRYSVEEKD, encoded by the exons ATGCGACCCATCCCATCCAGATTTTGCTATCT gTTACTACACTTCTTTGTATTTTGCTACAATGCTCAG GTAACCAACCAGTCCCCGCCTAATTTCACGCAGCATGTAAGCGAGCAGAGCAAAGTAACGGACCGCATAAGCCGCAGGTTGATCCGTATCTACCAGCTATACAGCCGGACCAGCGGCAAGCACGTCCAGGTCCTGCCCAACAAGAAGATCAACGCCATGGCCGAGGATGGAGACGTGCACG CTAAACTCATTGTGGAAACGGACACATTTGGGAGCCGAGTGCGTATAAAGGGGGCTGAGACAGGCCTCTACATCTGCATGAACAAGAGGGGGAAGCTCATCGGCAAG AAAAATGGCCATGGCCGTGACTGTATCTTCACTGAGATTGTTCTGGAGAATAACTACACAGCGCTGAGGAACGCCCACTATGAGGGCTGGTATATGGCCTTCACCCGCCGCGGGCGGCCACGGAAGGGCTCACGGACGCGCCAGCACCAGCGTGAAGTACATTTCATGAAAAGGTTGCCAAAGGGGCAGCAGCCTGCTCACCCAAGCTACCAACGGCCTTTTGACTTCATCCACTACTCTTTCAGTCAAAGGACTAAACGCACGCGATACTCAGTAGAGGAGAAAGattga